Proteins encoded in a region of the Flavobacteriales bacterium genome:
- a CDS encoding DUF2782 domain-containing protein, which produces MKKLLFVPLAFMLVLSACKRDEEPANDTTPPAPELNSSTPVLGYGMLDKIRGIWSGPLSSTTALGGFPDWTVDLRPIAPSQISSKSELDSLNDIFMSFFLTKYNNEYRIAFRNGGGFSGSQRISYLLCDSVYEDAQTSYYRYSDFVMGIQRAYSEFTFRNDSLYMKTYTNHYNTTNPAQLHMSWNAVRKDTTSQHAADSIHHFPQKELQKDLSTAFNSMTESIFYSANSDPYPEADQPYLGKTTVNITYSGVTMSPGTNSFIIFTTQPLFSGFTFNSANLKYRSRYVMLPITDGDYTFTYMHPGTYWAYVLHDENGDGNFSTGDHMNSPLSPITFTLGALGNQTVIITVGFTIP; this is translated from the coding sequence ATGAAAAAATTACTTTTTGTTCCACTTGCATTTATGCTTGTGTTGAGCGCATGTAAACGCGATGAAGAACCCGCCAACGACACAACCCCTCCGGCTCCGGAATTAAATTCATCAACACCCGTGTTGGGTTACGGCATGCTGGATAAAATCCGCGGAATTTGGAGTGGACCTTTAAGTTCCACAACAGCATTAGGCGGATTTCCGGATTGGACAGTAGATTTACGTCCGATAGCACCTTCGCAAATTTCCTCGAAATCGGAATTGGATTCGCTGAACGATATTTTCATGTCTTTTTTTCTTACCAAATACAACAACGAATACCGCATTGCATTTAGAAATGGAGGCGGTTTTTCCGGATCACAACGAATTTCTTATTTACTCTGCGATAGCGTTTATGAAGATGCGCAAACCAGTTATTACCGCTACTCCGACTTTGTAATGGGAATTCAACGCGCTTATTCGGAATTCACATTCAGAAACGACAGTCTGTATATGAAAACATATACGAATCATTACAACACTACCAATCCTGCTCAATTACACATGTCGTGGAATGCGGTGCGTAAGGACACCACATCTCAACATGCAGCAGATAGCATTCACCATTTCCCGCAAAAGGAATTACAAAAAGATCTGAGCACTGCATTTAATTCTATGACGGAATCCATTTTTTATTCGGCCAATTCAGATCCTTATCCGGAAGCCGATCAACCCTACCTCGGAAAAACAACGGTAAACATCACCTATTCGGGTGTTACAATGAGTCCGGGCACCAACAGTTTTATCATTTTCACCACTCAACCGCTTTTTTCCGGCTTTACGTTTAATTCTGCCAACCTGAAATACCGTTCGCGCTATGTAATGTTGCCCATCACCGATGGTGACTACACCTTCACCTACATGCACCCCGGCACCTATTGGGCTTATGTATTACACGATGAAAACGGCGATGGTAATTTTTCCACCGGCGATCATATGAACAGTCCTTTATCGCCAATCACCTTTACATTGGGGGCCCTGGGGAACCAAACGGTGATCATTACGGTGGGTTTCACCATTCCTTAA